In Onychostoma macrolepis isolate SWU-2019 chromosome 14, ASM1243209v1, whole genome shotgun sequence, a single window of DNA contains:
- the LOC131553724 gene encoding saxitoxin and tetrodotoxin-binding protein 1-like, with protein MYTLVVLTALLGLFSLSQASLPDCKELITPLTLEDDKKSIMGKWIFLEGIADHHLFTDNLKTVNSSWVEFGPSTLANTLTLSQGNMLKGKCEFSTINTIFKDNTFYANENDTISEGKFLPSCPDCTTISFISQFKNETIKSLYFFKRESNSTQSDMDTYWKQAECLGFKRETQYSYDGVTELCDVVKHSSSDQNTSLDKSDQ; from the exons ATGTATACTTTGGTGGTCTTGACTGCTCTTTTGGGCCTGTTTAGTCTGAGTCAGGCATCTCTGCCAGACTGTAAGGAGCTCATAACACCACTAACCCTGGAGGATGACAAGAAAAGT ATCATGGGTAAATGGATCTTCCTTGAAGGCATAGCTGATCACCACTTATTTACAGATAACCTGAAGACTGTGAACAGCTCATGGGTAGAGTTTGGACCAAGCACTCTTGCAAACACTTTAACCCTCAGCCAAGGGAACATGCT aAAAGGAAAGTGTGAATTTAGCACCATCAACACAATTTTTAAAGATAATACTTTTTATGCCAATG AGAATGACACAATATCAGAGGGCAAGTTCCTGCCATCCTGTCCTGACTGTACCACCATAAGCTTCATCAGCCAATTCAAAAATGAGACCATAAAGTCTCTGTACTTTTTCA agagagagagcaactCAACTCAGTCTGACATGGACACCTACTGGAAGCAAGCCGAGTGTCTTGGATTCAAAAGAGAAACCCAGTACTCCTATGATGGAGTAACAG AACTCTGTGATGTGGTCAAGCACAGCTCATCTGACCAGAATACAAGTTTGGACAAATCAGATCAATAA